A region of the Streptococcus suis genome:
TCCACCAAGAGTAGACGAAGACCTGTCACTGCCAATTCACGACAAATAATAATTGCAACTACCCAAGCTGGAGCAAAGCCAAGCTCTACAAGCATGATAAATGCTGTCATCACCAAAATCTTATCTGCCATCGGATCCGCAAATTTTCCAAAGTTTGTTACAACCTGCCATTTACGAGCCAAGTAGCCGTCTAGATAATCCGTAATACTAGCTAATGCAAAAATAAGTGCTGCTAAGACATGACTAATTGTTGAATCCCAAACGGTCAGTAACAAGATAAAAATTGGAATTACCAAGATCCTACCTATCGTCAATGCATTGGGAATATTTTCTTTTTTCATATAAAACCTTTATTGTCCAAAATTTATTGTAATTGAGCCTGTATCTGCTGTCAAGGCTGATAGATCTAGCTTTTTACCACCTACAGTTACCTCTACTCCTTTGACAACACCAAGAACAAGTGTAGTAGAAGTCACTCCTTCTTCAATAGTAGTAGTTACTGTCGGATTATCAGGTGTTAGTGTAACACCCCCCTCTAACAAGGTGTCAGAAAGGCTGATCCAACTCGTTGTATTTTTTGCTGTTACAGTTACTTCTACTGGATAATTCACTGTTTTAAGGGTCGCAACAATGTTAGAACCTGATCCTGAAATAGTCACATTTTCTGTAGCGGAACTACTTGAACTCGTTGAATTTGACTGCGCCTGCTCAGTAGAACTCGTCTCTGTACCACTACTTGCTTCAGATACAGATTGCTCAACTATACTATATGATGTTGTAGTAGGCGTAATAGATGCTCTATTTTGAAGCCTGCTATGAACAATATAAGTCACAAAAATAATAATCAAACCCGTCGCGAGTAATAAGTAAATCAACGGAAGATATGAGTTCTTTTTACGTTTACGAACCTTATAGCTTCTTTTCAATTCTGAAGATCGTAGTTCTTCTTCTCCATCTTCATAATATTTCACTAAACTATTGGTCTCGTAAGCATCCAGTAGAACATCTGCATCTAATTCCAAAGCCTCAGCATATGCTTTTAAAATAGAATGAACATCATCTGAGTTTGCAATAAAATCAAAATCATTGTACTCAAGTGCCTGCAAATATTTAGCTTGGATTTTTGTTATCCGTTGCAAGTCAACAAATGTCCAACCCCGTCCTTCTCTGGCTGTTCTAAGTACTTCCCCTATACTCTTTTGTCTCATAATACTCTCTCTCTATCGCTCATCATGTACAGTATACTATTCTAACAAAATTCCAAGGAAATTTCGACGGGTTGCGCCCACTTATTTTGGAAAAATCGTGAAATCTGTCATATCACAGTGATCAATAAAGCGACGACCTGCCTCTCTGATGTCATCTAACTGAAGACTTTGTATCATTTGAGGTATATCAAAAACATTTTCATATTCTGAATACTGAGAAACAAAGTGGCTAGCTGTAAACTCAAGAGAATTTAAGCTACGAATAAAATCTCCATACATCTCGTTTTTCAACAATTGTAAATGATCCTCTGTCACATCTGCATCATCCTCAAATTTCCTAAGTGCTTTCATCAGGATACTAGAAAGCGTAATAGGTTCTTGAGTATCTCCCGAGATAATCAAATAGTGGTATTCAGGTGTAACCTCTAATTGGAACTGGAAAGAAGAATCAATTTTTCCCTGCTCGTATAACTGTTGATAGCGTTTTGAAGTCCAACCAAACAACATGGCAAATAAAAATTGTAAACTAAGCCGATATTTCTGAATAGTCTCCTTATCAACCTCGTCATTTCCCCGTAAACCAACAGCCAATTTTGGGGTAGATACTTCAAATTGCTCTGAGAGATGTTCCTGTATCGGCAACTTTTGGACACCTGCCAATTCAAACGACTGAGCTGGATTATCCATCTGAGCTACTTGATAACTTGAAATTTGTTTCCAAACTGCCTCTAAATCAAAATTACCAATAACGAATAAATTCATGTTACTTGGATGATAAAACACATCAAAATTCTCATGTAAATCATCCGCAGTAATTGCAGCAATTGATTCAACTGTCCCTGCTATATCATAGGCCAAAGGACTTTCTGGATAAAGTGATGATAGAATTCCCGTAAACAAGCGATAATCTGCATCATCTTGATACATCTCGATTTCTTGTTCAATAATCCCCTGTTCTCTTTTTACATTGTCTTCTGTAAAATACGGTTCTCGAACAAAAGATTGTAAAAGTGATAGAGACTCCAACACTTTCTGAGTCGTTGAAAATAAGTAACTAGTCTGTCTAAAACTGGTATAAGCATTTGCGCTTGCTCCCAATTTAGCAAACTCATTCATAATATCCTCTTCATTCTCAGTTTCAAACAGCTTATGTTCTAAAAAATGTGCAATCCCTGCAGGATAAACAACACTATTACCATTAGCCAATGTAAATCGAGTATGAATACCCCCAAAATTTGTCGTTAGAATTCCATATGTCTCATGGAAATCGACTTTAGGAAGTAAAATAACTGTCAACCCATTGTCAACTTTCCCATAAAAGACAGATTCTTTCATGTAAGGATACTTCTTCTCAACTAACTTCATTCTTCTGTCCCCTCCATAAAGTAAACAGCCTGTAAATTAATCATCTGTCCTACTCGAATGACATCGTCTATTGATACCGATTTGATAGCCTCAATCCAATCTAACCAACTTAAATTTCTATTTCCTAAGGTAA
Encoded here:
- the pgsA gene encoding CDP-diacylglycerol--glycerol-3-phosphate 3-phosphatidyltransferase, coding for MKKENIPNALTIGRILVIPIFILLLTVWDSTISHVLAALIFALASITDYLDGYLARKWQVVTNFGKFADPMADKILVMTAFIMLVELGFAPAWVVAIIICRELAVTGLRLLLVENGGTVLAAAMPGKIKTFSQMFSVIFLLLHWNVVGQITLYIALFFTLYSGYDYFKGASFLFKDTFK
- a CDS encoding helix-turn-helix domain-containing protein, translating into MRQKSIGEVLRTAREGRGWTFVDLQRITKIQAKYLQALEYNDFDFIANSDDVHSILKAYAEALELDADVLLDAYETNSLVKYYEDGEEELRSSELKRSYKVRKRKKNSYLPLIYLLLATGLIIIFVTYIVHSRLQNRASITPTTTSYSIVEQSVSEASSGTETSSTEQAQSNSTSSSSSATENVTISGSGSNIVATLKTVNYPVEVTVTAKNTTSWISLSDTLLEGGVTLTPDNPTVTTTIEEGVTSTTLVLGVVKGVEVTVGGKKLDLSALTADTGSITINFGQ
- a CDS encoding insulinase family protein, whose protein sequence is MKLVEKKYPYMKESVFYGKVDNGLTVILLPKVDFHETYGILTTNFGGIHTRFTLANGNSVVYPAGIAHFLEHKLFETENEEDIMNEFAKLGASANAYTSFRQTSYLFSTTQKVLESLSLLQSFVREPYFTEDNVKREQGIIEQEIEMYQDDADYRLFTGILSSLYPESPLAYDIAGTVESIAAITADDLHENFDVFYHPSNMNLFVIGNFDLEAVWKQISSYQVAQMDNPAQSFELAGVQKLPIQEHLSEQFEVSTPKLAVGLRGNDEVDKETIQKYRLSLQFLFAMLFGWTSKRYQQLYEQGKIDSSFQFQLEVTPEYHYLIISGDTQEPITLSSILMKALRKFEDDADVTEDHLQLLKNEMYGDFIRSLNSLEFTASHFVSQYSEYENVFDIPQMIQSLQLDDIREAGRRFIDHCDMTDFTIFPK